In Amycolatopsis methanolica 239, a single genomic region encodes these proteins:
- a CDS encoding ABC transporter permease, whose amino-acid sequence MTVLELPRRISPGKALQDGFTLAWRGVLKIRKNPEQLADVTLQPILFLLMFGYLFGGAIAGSTSAYLQVLVPGLMVQNTVFASMATGTSLNTDVTKGVFDRFRSMPIARSAPLIGAVVSDVVRYAVALAVLLVAGTIMGYRLHTDPGSLVVGVALMLLAGLCFCWIAVFVGMLMRSPGAVQGVMVAVMMPITFGSNVFVPSDTMPGWLRAWSDISPVSLLTEAMRGLLNGGPVAGPLLGALAWMAGIVAVFFPLAMRAYRRRVA is encoded by the coding sequence GTGACCGTGCTCGAACTGCCCCGGCGTATCAGCCCGGGCAAGGCCCTGCAGGACGGGTTCACCCTCGCCTGGCGGGGCGTGCTGAAGATCCGCAAGAACCCGGAGCAGCTGGCCGACGTCACGCTGCAACCGATCCTGTTCCTGCTCATGTTCGGGTACCTGTTCGGCGGCGCGATCGCCGGCAGCACGAGCGCCTACCTGCAGGTGCTGGTGCCCGGGCTGATGGTCCAGAACACGGTGTTCGCGAGCATGGCCACCGGCACCTCGCTCAACACCGACGTCACGAAGGGCGTGTTCGACCGGTTCCGCAGCATGCCGATCGCCCGGTCCGCGCCGCTGATCGGCGCGGTGGTGTCGGACGTCGTGCGGTACGCGGTGGCGCTGGCGGTGCTGCTGGTCGCAGGCACGATCATGGGCTACCGGCTGCACACCGATCCGGGTTCGCTGGTGGTCGGCGTCGCGCTGATGCTGCTGGCCGGGCTGTGCTTCTGCTGGATCGCGGTGTTCGTCGGGATGCTCATGCGCAGCCCGGGCGCGGTGCAGGGCGTGATGGTGGCGGTCATGATGCCGATCACCTTCGGCAGCAACGTGTTCGTCCCGTCCGACACGATGCCCGGCTGGCTGCGCGCGTGGTCGGACATCAGCCCGGTGAGCTTGCTGACCGAGGCCATGCGGGGCCTGCTGAACGGCGGCCCGGTCGCCGGGCCACTGCTGGGCGCGCTCGCCTGGATGGCGGGGATCGTCGCGGTGTTCTTCCCGCTGGCGATGCGCGCCTACCGGCGGCGGGTGGCGTGA